The Labrus bergylta chromosome 15, fLabBer1.1, whole genome shotgun sequence genome includes a region encoding these proteins:
- the casp8ap2 gene encoding CASP8-associated protein 2, producing the protein MEDIDADYASVFEVGINEDSVDIYDGLDSNMSSNAEKSPPHASRLKESMDLYEEMVTEEQQSRESTFSELKSRFQAAQNQIKELHRRLEQMEFQNTRLNTENVSLKKNISALLRTAKQEVTRKDAEILRLNQQSMKGFNHQHHSQSHNNLRDQNSSSRTSTGSSSRPPPPPTSKVPPPPSKPPPPPSGPPPPPSSPPPPLPPLPPSLPRENKPTSRRDPPQPSRKETTSKPDGPSIETRASKASSDVHSRGSSKGDCDAPDRSSNCPSTRHKESDKHKSKHRDERSDSTSRRHRTGSDPNKDCHAPEKSRSHREHKDAERRYDSRSGKGRNHLNSEGHHRSERTKSPPPEILHSEKSKTRDQRQLKAKLSMSDSEHSSKESHSREHRKIKGDDRHVKRSDSKDRKKSSSNQHSEHSRDTSKEKEGQRLSKSDNMKEKKGHEEDLNRRHKRRTLLEPSKESEKSKESDRHNAPVCSQERKEKTEEALKTTSEGPKETQKSSVEENSPNRKLCFMETLNLTLSPIKKPVLPIEDLALPDKVVVTTPDDESSQPNVEDMCVIDEVDSSELEAEPSTDEPKTLPSPEKSHKRRDEGGDDEQKDKNRSETDKQLENHSVQTTSDKNTLPDTAETQVTVKLTAKPLQKGSLQLADISKEDKTKLVSDSTKDECGRLEAPGDMPGNVSLQKVKQRNRIDKSAAVTEPNVLDPIVEVKCRTSKSAVQKKTPVDSGKETTAPSIKGPVAKDAADKAILVDRLIPPTILPQGRQQKSSLSTFSSLPEIDPCDLQDGPKGAEAVSSSLSLESLPQEGLSLPEAIYMLTQTNEDINNKSDNTAEPSSSSGCIAVSKVSSTTEETAQPEKFKDLIFTPKKNFSPGKSHENNLETSSSMPFLHDEDSMMRTLSNLKRIPDAISPLRSPMRKTRRSHVHVDGKPGHVKSLQKEFSSPPIDANLKKLDVNKENKYPGSPANSDPQNVVDKESDMPSSLSDIDLEEGEIISESDEAATGSPAPSTKRAKLAQPIKSKSSPRSLLHRTSEEKRVVSNEIIEKAGASSRSPKSRFKTVCPAATKASFASVDAIMGTFKQVRAEIRKKYMKLHKTFPKKSFFGMMHNFQESFLNFVDGANFVQVCSQEGELKSQLKKLITSVFGKVSNNGIVKRIFEQQAFDLKQKLWDFVDGQVDYMFKDIHVTLKSLCKTTRAQAEDKKPSGNEKVSTQAPLKTPHCQETKAQSAPTSLNHIKPCAVAPYKTGLGSRGKDIRITQVETDQNADSHPTNTQTVVNFLPPKNVPSTPDKNNTSSFLVPPSGSLLDKTDFQLLTEQQASRLTFNLVTDSQMGEIFKCLLQGSDLLETSGITGDNTTWSLSSPRKDGERLLSITTPTKFDSPSKLLSPLKFDTPSKLITTWSSISPRKISSPRPKDQPHLNPALFDESCLLEVPTESRAMQLSGLASHRSFSILAEDLAVSLTIPSPLKSDSLLSFQQQPRMHIMSTPDSVISAHISEDALMGEEDASEDIHLALDTDLSSCSSSTSLDSEPLATPFVFKPELPVQALVMERSNDHFILKIRQAAAGADVTLTADDSLSQTLTEEVQHHDDAMATHAADDFSDESKKGTTSNAEPSETNLCNAPKTSEISQTASGEEESLMPTKDPSPKKDNSSPQRNTSKDCFSEDSQILTESLKVLPPSDKSLHNAVESADQVFGQISREDVKDAANESSRQTRHNRKDDMTSPSKASLSGYSPRHLAESSETNQSSRSFVSRDSDSERHETEVSESERSLTITEDVSSTPEKHIKDAGRNRKRKKQQEKSKAKRSRKEEEESTDEVVSNYQMDRSESKSSPGSLSPNNLYAKNVVRKKGEVVMSWTRDEDRAILVELKKKGASRDTFSALSEKLNKPSAQIAHRFNQLMKLFKKMDP; encoded by the exons AGAAGTCACCTCCGCATGCCTCTCGACTGAAGGAGTCGATGGATCTGTACGAAGAGATGGTGACGGAGGAGCAGCAAAGCAGAGAGTCGACGTTCTCCGAG ctgAAGAGCAGATTCCAAGCAGCTCAGAATCAAATCAAAGAGCTGCATCGGAGATTGGAGCAGATGGAATTTCAG AACACCCGGTTAAACACAGAGAACGTCAGTCTCAAGAAGAACATCTCGGCACTCTTACGGACggcaaaacaggaagtgaccagaaaAGATGCTGAGATCCTGAGATTGAACCAACA gtcAATGAAAGGTTTCAATCATCAACATCATAGTCAGTCTCACAATAATCTGCGGGACCAGAATTCATCTAGTCGAACCTCAACAGGCAGCTCCAGTAGGCCACCTCCTCCACCTACCTCTAAAGTTCCTCCACCACCCTCcaaacctcctccaccaccttcaggtcctccacctccaccctccagtcctcctccccctctcccccctctacCACCTTCACTTCCGAGGGAGAATAAACCTACATCCAGGAGGGATCCTCCTCAACCTTCCAGAAAGGAAACCACGTCTAAGCCTGACGGACCCAGCATCGAGACACGAGCTTCAAAAGCATCCTCTGACGTTCACTCGAGAGGTTCCTCAAAAGGGGATTGTGATGCGCCTGATAGATCCAGCAACTGTCCTTCGACCCGGCATAAAGAGTCAGACAAACACAAGTCCAAGCATAGAGATGAAAGATCTGACTCAACGAGCAGGAGACATAGAACTGGTTCGGATCCCAACAAGGACTGTCATGCCCCAGAGAAAAGCAGATCTCACAGAGAACACAAAGACGCAGAGCGCAGATACGACTCCAGGTCAGGTAAAGGCAGGAACCACCTAAACAGTGAGGGGCACCACAGATCAGAGAGGACCAAAAGCCCTCCACCAGAGATTTTACACAGTGAGAAGTCGAAAACACGAGATCAGAGACAACTCAAAGCCAAACTGTCCATGTCAGACTCTGAACATAGCTCCAAAGAGAGTCACAGCAGAGAGCATAGAAAAATCAAGGGTGATGACAGACATGTTAAACGCTCAGACTCAAAGGACCGGAAAAAGTCCTCTTCAAATCAACACTCTGAACACAGCAGAGATACctcaaaagaaaaggaagggCAAAGACTGTCTAAGAGTGATaacatgaaggagaaaaaaggacATGAAGAAGACTTAAACAGAAGGCATAAGAGGAGAACTTTGTTGGAACCAAGCAAAGAATCTGAGAAATCAAAAGAATCAGACAGACATAACGCTCCTGTCTGTAGtcaggaaagaaaagagaagactGAAGAGGCCCTCAAGACAACATCGGAGGGACCTAAAGAGACTCAGAAAAGCTCTGTGGAGGAAAACAGTCCAAACAGGAAACTGTGCTTTATGGAAACTTTGAATCTAACCCTTTCACCGATAAAGAAGCCAGTGTTGCCCATCGAAGACCTCGCACTGCCAGACAAAGTGGTTGTAACCACACCTGATGATGAGAGTTCGCAGCCTAACGTTGAAGACATGTGTGTGATCGATGAAGTTGACAGCAGTGAGTTAGAAGCAGAGCCGTCTACAGATGAGCCTAAAACACTGCCAAGTCCTGAAAAGTCACATAAGAGGCgtgatgaaggaggagatgatgagcaaaaggacaaaaacagaagtgaaaCTGACAAGCAGCTTGAAAATCATTCAGTCCAAACTACCTCAGATAAGAACACACTACCAGATACTGCAGAGACTCAGGTGACTGTGAAACTCACAGCCAAACCATTGCAGAAGGGTTCTCTACAGCTCGCTGACATTTCAAAAGAAGATAAAACCAAGCTTGTATCAGACAGCACAAAAGATGAATGTGGACGTTTGGAGGCTCCAGGTGACATGCCTGGAAACGTTTCTttacaaaaagtcaaacaaagaaacaggatAGATAAATCTGCTGCTGTTACAGAACCCAATGTGCTTGATCCAATTGTAGAAGTGAAATGTCGGACTTCTAAATCTGCAGTACAGAAAAAAACCCCAGTTGATTCAGGCAAAGAAACCACTGCACCCTCAATAAAAGGCCCTGTAGCCAAAGATGCTGCTGACAAGGCTATTCTTGTAGATCGGCTAATTCCACCCACTATTCTACCTCAAGGTCGCCAGCAAAAATCATCCCTCTCGACATTCAGTTCCTTACCTGAGATAGATCCCTGCGACCTGCAGGATGGTCCCAAAGGTGCAGAAGCTGTTTCCAGTTCACTAAGCTTGGAATCACTTCCACAAGAAGGGCTGAGTCTTCCTGAAGCCATCTACATGTTGACACAAACAAACGAAGACATCAACAACAAGAGTGACAACACCGCTGAGCCGAGTTCTTCCTCTGGTTGCATTGCCGTGTCCAAAGTCAGCAGTACAACAGAGGAGACGGCCCAGCCAGAGAAGTTCAAGGATCTAATTTTCACGCCTAAAAAGAACTTCAGTCCGGGTAAAAGTCATGAGAATAACTTGGAGACTTCCAGCTCCATGCCATTTCTCCATGATGAGGACTCCATGATGCGCACACTGAGCAATTTGAAGAGGATCCCTGATGCCATCAGCCCTCTGAGGAGCCCAATGCGGAAAACCAGGAGAAGCCATGTCCATGTGGACGGCAAGCCGGGTCATGTCAAGAGCCTTCAGAAAG AGTTCTCCAGCCCACCTATTGATGCTAACTTGAAGAAGTtggatgtaaacaaagaaaacaaatatccaGGTTCTCCTGCAAACagtgacccacaaaatgtggtGGACAAGGAGTCTGACATGCCTTCAAGCCTCTCTGACATCGACTTAGAAGAAGGGGAAATTATCAGTGAAAGTGACGAGGCAGCAACAGGTTCTCCTGCTCCGTCAACCAAGAGGGCAAAGTTGGCTCAACCAATCAAAAGTAAATCAAGTCCTAGGTCTTTATTACACAGGACATCTGAAGAGAAGCGAGTTGTGTCTAATGAAATAATTGAAAAAGCAGGTGCATCGTCGAGAAGTCCAAAGAGTCGATTTAAAACAGTTTGTCCTGCAGCAACCAAAGCTTCTTTTGCCAGTGTGGATGCAATAATGGGAACATTCAAGCAGGTCCGCGCTGAGATCCGAAAAAAGTACATGAAGCTTCATAAAACCTTTCCCAAGAAGAGCTTCTTCGGTATGATGCACAATTTCCAGGAGTCTTTCTTAAATTTTGTGGATGGCGCCAATTTTGTTCAGGTTTGCAGCCAGGAAGGGGAGCTCAAGTCCCAGCTGAAGAAACTGATCACTTCTGTGTTTGGCAAAGTTTCGAACAATGGTATTGTGAAACGCATCTTTGAACAGCAAGCATTCGACCTGAAGCAGAAGTTGTGGGACTTTGTAGACGGCCAAGTGGACTACATGTTCAAGGACATTCATGTGACACTGAAGAGCCTTTGCAAAACAACAAGAGCTCAGGCTGAGGATAAAAAGCCCAGTGGAAACGAGAAAGTTTCCACACAGGCTCCATTGAAGACTCCTCATTGTCAGGAAACGAAAGCACAATCTGCTCCAACCAGCCTGAATCATATCAAGCCTTGTGCCGTGGCGCCTTACAAAACAGGCCTTGGTAGCAGAGGCAAAGATATCAGAATCACACAGGTGGAAACAGACCAGAATGCTGACTCGCAtccaacaaatacacaaactgtGGTCAACTTCCTGCCTCCTAAAAATGTTCCTTCAACCCcagacaaaaataacacatcaTCTTTTCTTGTCCCTCCAAGTGGCTCTCTGCTCGACAAAACAGACTTTCAGCTTCTCACAGAACAGCAAGCCTCCCGTTTGACATTCAACCTGGTGACAGACTCTCAAATGGGAGAGATCTTCAAGTGTCTCCTCCAAGGCTCTGACTTACTGGAAACCAGTGGCATCACCGGAGATAACACGACCTGGTCCCTCAGTTCGCCAAGGAAGGACGGGGAGAGACTCCTCAGCATCACAACTCCAACCAAATTCGACTCTCCGTCTAAACTACTTTCCCCGCTGAAGTTCGACACTCCCTCTAAACTGATCACGACGTGGTCCAGCATTTCACCTCGCAAGATATCGTCTCCGCGACCCAAAGATCAGCCGCATCTCAATCCAGCTCTGTTTGATGAAAGTTGCTTGTTAGAAGTGCCAACAGAGAGTAGAGCAATGCAGCTGTCCGGTTTGGCTTCACATAGGTCGTTTTCCATTCTGGCTGAAGATCTGGCCGTCTCGCTCACCATCCCATCCCCCCTCAAGTCCGACAGCCTTctcagctttcagcagcagccaaGAATGCACATCATGTCCACTCCAGACAGCGTCATCAGCGCTCACATAAGTGAGGACGCTCTGATGGGCGAGGAAGACGCTAGCGAGGATATCCACCTGGCCCTCGACACGGACCTCTCCAGCTGCAGCTCCAGCACCAGCCTGGACTCTGAACCACTCGCCACACCTTTTGTGTTCAAGCCCGAGCTGCCCGTGCAGGCACTGGTGATGGAGCGGTCCAACGATCATTTCATTCTGAAGATCCGTCAGGCAGCAGCAGGGGCGGATGTGACGCTCACTGCCGACGACAGCTTGAGTCAAACTCTAACAGAAGAAGTTCAACACCATGACGACGCCATGGCAACTCATGCTGCAGATGATTTCTCAGACGAATCCAAGAAAGGTACAACATCAAACGCTGAACCATCAGAGACCAACCTGTGTAACGCTCCTAAAACCTCAGAGATCTCTCAGACTGCCTCTGGAGAAGAAGAGAGTTTGATGCCGACAAAGGATCCATCCCCCAAAAAAGATAATTCATCACCGCAACGAAATACCTCAAAGgattgtttttctgaagattCCCAGATATTGACTGAGTCTCTTAAAGTTCTGCCTCCTTCAGATAAAAGTTTGCACAATGCTGTTGAGAGTGCTGATCAAGTGTTTGGTCAGATCAGCAGAGAAGATGTCAAAGACGCTGCTAACGAAAGCTCAAGGCAAACGAGACACAACAGAAAGGATGACATGACAAGTCCCTCAAAAGCTTCACTGTCAGGTTACAGTCCACGTCATCTGGCTGAAAGCTCTGAGACAAATCAAAGCAGCCGGTCGTTTGTGTCCCGTGATTCTGACTCGGAGAGACATGAAACGGAGGTGTCCGAGTCGGAGAGGAGTCTCACCATCACAGAGGATGTAAGCAGCACACCAGAGAAACACATAAAGGATGCTGGGAGAAACAGAAAACGGAAAAAGCAGCAGGAAAAATCCAAGGCCAAGAGGTcaaggaaggaagaggaggagagtacGGATGAGGTGGTGTCTAACTACCAGATGGACAGGAGTGAATCCAAATCCTCCCCGGGATCTCTGTCCCCCAACAACCTCTATGCCAAGAACGTCGTCAGGAAGAAGGGCGAGGTGGTGATGTCCTGGACCAG AGATGAGGATCGAGCTATTCTGGTTgaactgaagaagaaaggaGCTTCCCGCGACACTTTCTCTGCTCTGTCAGAGAAACTGAATAAACCATCGGCGCAG ATTGCTCACAGATTCAACCAGCTCATGAAGCTTTTTAAGAAGATGGACCCCTGA
- the gja10b gene encoding gap junction protein alpha 10 b: MGDWNLLGSILEEVHIHSTIVGKIWLTILFIFRMLVLGVAAEDVWDDEQSEFVCNTEQPGCKNVCYDQAFPISLIRYWVLQIIFVSSPSLVYMGHALYHLRTLEKERHRKKACLKAELEGKDPVQEDHKRIERELRKLDEQKKVRKAPLTGSLLRTYVFHILTRSAVEVGFIIGQCALYGIGLSPLYKCERLPCPNSVDCFVSRPTEKNIFMVFMLVIAGVSLFLNLLEIFHLGVKKIKQSLYGYKYGDDDSVYRSKKNSSVQQVCVLTNSSPQRLMQLTQRTCHAVPDAHWEPLSVVPGAPQNQEGSASSNQRPSQVDIQALHQLGELERRPTFDNGMPSSSSNESNGLQSSGQPQYAGPRPTLMGGHMEIPASLRIPQRKQSKVSVCKEFSDTSDSPESGHYPTARKCSFMSRGMSEGKLASPSDSADSQSGTDAETQHLNQGESPMTTPPPPSSGRRMSMSMILELSSIMKK, translated from the exons ATGGGTGATTGGAATTTATTGGGGAGTATATTGGAAGAGGTCCACATTCATTCCACCATCGTGGGCAAGATCTGGCTCaccatcctcttcatcttccgGATGCTTGTCCTCGGTGTCGCAGCCGAGGATGTGTGGGATGACGAGCAGAGCGAGTTCGTTTGCAACACCGAGCAACCGGGCTGCAAGAACGTCTGCTACGACCAGGCGTTCCCCATCTCGCTCATCCGCTACTGGGTCCTGCAGATCATCTTCGTGTCCTCTCCGTCCTTGGTTTACATGGGGCATGCCTTGTACCATTTGAGGACCCTGGAAAAGGAGAGGCACAGAAAGAAAGCCTGTCTGAAAGCTGAGCTGGAGGGGAAGGACCCCGTCCAAGAGGACCACAAGAGAATAGAGCGAGAGCTCAGAAAACTAGACGAACAGAAGAAAGTAAGGAAAGCTCCCCTCACAGGCTCCTTGTTGCGCACATATGTGTTCCATATCTTAACGAGATCTGCGGTGGAGGTGGGCTTCATTATTGGTCAGTGTGCTCTGTACGGGATCGGACTGTCTCCTCTGTACAAATGTGAGCGCTTGCCTTGCCCCAACagtgttgattgttttgtgtctcGGCCGACAGagaagaacattttcatggtgTTCATGCTGGTTATAGCTGGGGTTTCTTTATTCCTCAACCTGCTGGAGATTTTCCACCTGGGGGTGAAAAAGATCAAGCAGAGCTTGTATGGATACAAATATGGAGACGACGACAGCGTGTACAGGTCAAAGAAAAACTCGTCGGTGCAACAGGTCTGTGTGCTCACTAACTCCTCGCCTCAGAGGTTGATGCAGCTCACACAGAGGACCTGTCATGCTGTGCCTGACGCTCATTGGGAGCCTTTAAGTGTTGTCCCAGGGGCCCCTCAGAATCAGGAGGGGTCGGCCAGCTCCAACCAGCGTCCCAGCCAAGTGGACATCCAGGCTCTCCATCAGCTGGGAGAGTTGGAGCGACGGCCTACTTTCGACAACGGGATGCCTTCAAGCAGCAGCAACGAATCAAATGGACTTCAAAGCTCAGGGCAGCCTCAGTACGCAGGACCAAGACCCACACTGATGGGGGGCCACATGGAGATCCCAGCGTCCCTGAGGATCCCTCAGAGGAAGCAGAGCAAAGTGAGTGTGTGCAAGGAGTTCAGTGACACGAGTGATTCTCCAGAGAGCGGTCACTACCCCACAGCCAGGAAGTGCAGCTTCATGTCTCGAGGAATGTCAGAGGGGAAGCTGGCCTCTCCGTCTGACAGCGCCGACTCTCAGAGCGGGACGGATGCAGAGACCCAGCACCTAAACCAGGGGGAGAGTCCAATGACGACTCCACCGCCTCCATCCAGCGGGAGGAGGATGTCCATG agcaTGATCCTGGAGCTATCTTCTATCATGAAAAAGTAA